One Rhinolophus ferrumequinum isolate MPI-CBG mRhiFer1 chromosome X, mRhiFer1_v1.p, whole genome shotgun sequence genomic window, CCGGGCCCAGGCCTGCTGCTGCCACAGCCCCACGCGGGGGGACGGCGCGACCCCAACTACCGAGCGTCTCCACCTGGATGTACAAAGTATGTAAAGTTAGCTTTTATGTGCTGTGTAGggcagttttaaaatgttttacgaGATCAcgtttgtattttcaaataaataatttaaggatTTTCAGCCGCAGACTCTGGTCACTCAGCCAGCACCCCACAGCCTGTGACACAGACGTGACCCAGTTCACAGAGGGGACGCTGGCACCAGATGGCAGTGtcactggggtggggcagggagcccACTGGGTGCAGGTCATGGGCCCTGAGGCCCAAGAGTTCCCAGCAGTGGGACCCTCACCGGGGTGCAGCTGGCACTGCAGCCAGTGGTCCTGACGCCCCCGCCCCAGAAAATTCTTCCCACGCAGTtgtggggaggagtggggagacaCCGTGACACAAACACTGCTCCTCAGATGGCGACCCCCGAGCCCGGGCGGGTGGGAGGGGCCCCACTGAACTCACCCTCATGTGGGGACGGGGCTGTCGCAGGACCCCAGGCCTCCAGGTCAAGGTCCCACAGAGACATGCAGACTTGTCTCCCGGGTCAGCTGTCATCTGCACAACGGGGGTTGGGGTCCTCGCCTACAAACATGAAATGGGAGACCCCCCCCCAACATTGCTCCCCAGGGTCCCACGAGGCTGGCTATACAGGCCAGCGCGCTCTGGTCCAGGAGGGCTCTGCTTTGGCCCCGACGTGAGAATGACGAGGCAGGAGCAGCGCTTATCCAGAGGGAGGGCGGATAACAGGTGTTCCCCCTGGATAACGGGTCCCCGTGCAGGGGCTACAGGTCCTTGCCCTGGAGCTGGCCTATGGCAGCAGGCATGACAGTGTTCACACAGCAGGGCCAGGCCGCCAAGAGTCCACAGACAAAATAGCCTGAGCACGTGGGACCACGGAGCCAGACCTCACTGAGCCGGTAAACACGGAGCCGGACCACACTGAGCCGGTAAACACGGAGCCAGAAAACACGGAGCCGGTAAACACGGAGCCAGAAAACACGGAACCGGACCACTCTGAGCCGGTAAACACTGAGCCGGTAAACACGGAGCCAGAAAACACGGAGCCAGAAAACACGGAACCGCACCACACGGAGCCGGTAAACACGGAACTAGAAAACACGGAGCCGGATCACACTGAGTTGGACTACACACAGACCACACCGGGGAGCATACAGAACGAGGGTGCTGGCACCAAGCTCCCCAGAGGGGAGCACAGCTGAGTCTGGAAACTTCCTTCCCAGCTGAGCTGAGCACAGTGGTCAGCCAGAGCCCAGCCAGGAAGCTGAGGGTGGTAGACACCTGGGTGGGCGGAAGCCAGCATGCCGGGAGTCCCTGTTGACAATCACGTGGCCCTGTACCGTGTATAGGGGACCTGCTGTGTGGTGCAGACAGCAGGGCCGGGGTCATTATCGTTCACCCAGCAGCCTGGAGGCCCCAGGTCATCTGCACAGAGGCCGCTGACTCCCCCACCCTGGGAATGGCCGGCTGTGGACACAgcatggtgatggaaagggagGTCCCAACCTGAGTCCCACCTGGTGTGGTCACCTTCAGTCACACACCCTTGGGGATAGGGCGCGCAGGCCCTCAGGACACATGGACCCACGGACAGATGGACACAGATGGACAGACACAGGGACGGATAGACTCGGATGGACACAAGGACAGACGGATGGACACGGACAGACACAGGGACAGATGGACATAGACGATGGACACAGGATGGCCCAGGTGCCACCCCCCCCGGGTAGTTTTCTGTGAATTCGGGGTCTGTGAGGTGAGCAGTGAGTCCTGAGCAGCCACACTGGGGATTCTGCACAggtgctgcccccaccccctctcccatgAGGACACACAGGGTGCAGCACAAGCGGGAAGCAACCCTGAGGCCACCACAAGTGGAGCCTTCCCACAGGCCGATGTCCCCTCCTGGCACAGCGCCCAGGTTGTGGGGACCCACCGGGGTGTCTGCACATCTGCAAGGGCCGCCCCAGACCCGCACCTCTCGCTCAGGCCCGCCTGGGGGTCAGCCAGGTGGGAACCAGGAGAGATACTGCTGACCCCGGGGCACCCTGAAACCCAGTGTCCTGAGCACGGGGACCACACCCCCTACCTCGGGCACCCGAGGTCCCCACACCATGGTCGGAGCACCCAGATGGTCAGGGGGCCCGGGTCCCCCAGTCGGGCCAGCCCCTGGGGGATCCACCCACAGGGCAAACACGAGTGAGCATGTACACGGCCAGCCCCTAGGGGTTCTGTGCACACAGCGAGCCCCATGTAATCAGGCCCCCGGGCAGCCCAGGTCCCTCTGACCAGGGCCCTAGCGCTGAGCGCAAAGGCCCCTGCTCCCGTCCCCACAGTCCCTCCCTGGGCACAGGCCTCGAGTCCCTGGTAGACCCCAGCAGACGGGGTGTCCCACCTCCCCAGCCCGGGGCCCGGGGCCAGCAGCAGGAAGAGGCAGCCCCACGTGAGCCCCTGTCAGCACAGCACAGCCTGGTCAGCGTCCTCTCCAGCCCCGTCCACGCCCTGCTCCGCGGccacccaggcccagcccagaaCACACCCCGGAGGCGGGGTGCACTGTGTACATGTCCTCTGGAGAGCTCTCGGAGCCCTTGGAGGTCAGGAACTTGACATCAAAGATGTCCCTGCAGGGAGAGGCATGGACAGTCAGGCCTCCACCcttggccaccggccgctcaccTCCGCCTCCATCCCAGCTGGGAGCCTGAGGGAGACCGGGCAGGAGCAGGAGCCCTGGAGGGGACAGTCCAGTCGGTGGACAGATGGAGGCTGAGGCAggggatggggtgtggggggaaggaggaaaggtgtggggggagggggacgtGTGGGGGGCAGAGGTCTGAGGGGGGAGGGGCATCAGGAGTGGGCTATCAGACAGGTGGTTGGCTCAGACATTGGGGGCAGGGCCTTAGGTGAGGGGTGTTACATGGGCAGGGCGTGGGGTGTCTCAGACCAGGGGAGGTCGGGGATGGGACAAGGTCTGGGGTGGGTGGGACAGGGACGAGTTGGGACGGACACAGTGGGGGGGTCAGGGGGAGGGGGTAGGGGCCGGACGCACTGCCAGGGGACAAGGCCATCGATGGAGGTGGCCCTGGGCCAAGGTGTGGACAGAAGGCTCCAGTGTAGCCACCCAGGCTGCCCGTCCTCCTGGATCCCTACACCCCCCCTTGTCCCGCCCAACGCGTCCCCACCACCAGCAATGGAGGAGGACACTGAACACTGAAGCCTCCCCCTCGCCCCCCAGGCAGTTCCAGACACGGATACTGCAAGCCTTTCTGGGGGCTCCCTCAGCCTCCAGGGGACCGCACCCCAACTCCACCCTGCAGCCCCTCGCCCCTCAGCACCTTGGACAGCAGCCGGGGTGGCACCTGAAAGTGTCGGGATCGCCCAGCCGCCGGGCCCATCCACCTCCCTGGCAGCCTGAGGGTGGAGCATGTGtggcctggagcccccaggagctggaagaggcaggagggaccgtcccctggggcctccGGAGAGAGCGTGGCCCTGGGACACCTTGAGGGCAGACTCCTGGTCTCCAGGCTGGGGGAGGATGGGTGCCTGTGGTTTTAAGCCCCAGGTTTGTGCTCGTCAGTGACGGCCCTCTCGGGACCACGTCTGCCTCTGGAAGGAGCAGCCACACGGCCTCCCGGACGGATGGAGGAAAACACGGGCTTCAGGCTGCAGAGGGTCCCAGACAACCCGTGACCAGTGGTGATTGCCTGGGCCAGCGgtgctattaataattaattcCAGCCCTCCCACCAGGATGGGAAGCTCATGTGCCCCGACTGCAGCATTTCTGGAAACTGAGCTGAAAGGCAAAAGGGAAAGGACAGACCCAAGATGAGGAAacggtgggtggggctggctgggaGGCAAGCAGCTGGTCACCCTCTTCTTGTTCCTGTTCTTCCCCACGGTGTGCAGTTTAAATGACCAGAGACAAATGGACGTGTCTGTGTGGGGACGCGGAGAAAGCCCCAGAGGGCCGGGCCCTGGGTCACAGGCAGAGGCCgccctccatccttccctctgtCCATCCCTACCCGGTCACACGAGCCTGACCGACCCTCTCTCCACACCTGGGCATACGAGGCCGTCCACTGTCTGTCCACCCTGTTGTCCATTGTCAACAGCTGGATGAGACAATGCATCTGTCCATGCAACCTGGGCAATAAATGAGCCTGCCTGTCACCAGAGAGAGGAAGGGTCCTGCCACGTCAGCTCTGGGTCCTGGAACGCGGGACGGGATCAGCTTGGGGGCACTCTGGGAACTCGCCTGCATGTCAATGACAGTGTGACAGGAAGCCCTGCACCAAGTGCAGGGCAGTCCCACTGTTAACGTCCAGGGCCCTTCTGGTGGAACCCACCAATTAAAGATGCCCGGGCACCCACATTGCATACCTATCCCCACCCTGGGACCTCACAGACCGTGGGTACAGAGGGTGGCGGCAGTGTTGGGGGTCGGTCTGTGAAACGCTGGGTTTCCTCGTGGTGACCCCCTCACCCCAGGCTGAAGCAGGGATGTGTCCATGGGGCCGAGAGGAAGCCAGGTGACAAGGTGTGTGGTGTCCACTGACCGACCCTGCCCTCCCTGGGGGAAGCGGGCCTCCGTCGTCCCAGCGGATACCAACCCCCTCCCAGGTCCCACATCCACGAATGAAATGCCAGCACCGGACTGAACCCACTCAGGCCTGACCCCTGGACGCACGCAGCCCTGTCGGCTGTGCAGTGCAGGGTGACCAGAAGGGACAGGCCGCCTGGCAGATGGCCGACCCAGCCCGATGTGTACAAATCCCCCAGACGCTGTACCCAACACTGAGGCCACACGGAGCCCTGGAGGGGACGGCGGCTGAAAAGCTGCAACGCACCCAATTTCACAGCTGCCTTCCTGCTCACACCCAGGTGAGCCAGCCAGTGACCTGTGCTGGGGACAGGACACGCCCCGGTGAGCATCCCAGGGGTCAGGAGAGCCCCACTCCCTCACCCTCCATCTCACGCCCACGCGTCCCACGAGTCACTGGTGCTCCCCTCCCTCCCGGAAGCCTTAAAGGACGAGCTGTGGGCTGTTAGCAGGGTCTTCCCTCAAGTGACTCCCTCgtccctctgcctctgccccccACACCCGGCACCCTGACGACCCCCTGCACATGCACAGCGAGTCACCTCAGAGCTCAGCCCGGCCGCCTGCAGCCCATTCCCGCCGCAGTGGCCGTCACCAGGCAGTAAAGGACCCCACGCGGGCCAGGCGGGTGGCATCACACAGCAGGGGAGGGAGCCTGCGCAGGAAGCCACGGGAAAGACCCTGGCCGACCAGTGAGTGTCTCCGGGCCTCTGGGTTCCAGGGCCACCCCACGCCCTCCTGAATGGGCCGTCCAAGTCGGTGATGCGGGCTCCACGCGCCTGTCAGGCCCCGAGCCCGTGTGCCCTGCGGTTCCCGCTTCCTCGGGATGACACCCAGTTGGTCCGCGGTCCCTCTGTCCGCCTGAAGCCCCTCCCCCAGGGGACGGCCCAGCGGCGCCAGCGCTGAGCGAGCAGTAGGGGGCGCTAAGTCACCACGGAAACGTCGCTCTGGACACCCTGTCCCCAGGGGCGGGCGGGGAGAGGAAGGCGGACCAGTCCAGGCCACGGGGCTCTGCTATCATTTCCCAAGACACGTGGACCCGCTGAATCTGGAGCCCAAGTCCCGGGACTACCAGCCAGCGCAGACTTCAGAGGCTGCAAGCACGGTCAGGACCCCTGCAGATGGCATCGGACGCCCAAGACAAGCTCTGAGGCCCCTGGGCATGGGATGGGACCCCCAAGGCAGAGCGCGGGACACCTGGGGAGTACTGAGCGCCCCCAAGGCAGGGTCTGGGATCCCGGAGGATGGGTGGGACCCCGAAGGCAGGGCTCGAGACGCCCAGGGATGGGAAGGGACCCTGGGGCCGCACGCGGGCTACCAACCCGCGGCTGGGTGTGAAATCCCCAAGCAGCTTTTGGAACCCTCCCAAGCCGGACTCGAGACCCCAAGCCAGAGTCCGGGACCCTGGGGGACAGGCTCGGACCCTCCAAGGCAAATCTCGGACCCGAGACCGCACTCGGTCCCGCAAGCAGAGTGCGGGACCCCTGGGGACAGTTAAAGACCCCAGGACCGGACCCCAGACCCCGCGCGGAGGCCGGAGCGGGGCGCGGGAAGGCGCTGGGTCGGCGGCAGCGCCCACCGGCCGTCGGGGACCGGCTCCTGGCCCCACACACGGCGCTGCCCGAACCGGGACGCGCCGCGAGTCCCCTGCGCAGACTAGAGGCGCTCACCCCGCCCCCGCAGCGACCGCACACCAATCAGGCGTCGGCGAGCACATGACGCCGAGCGACCAATGGGAAGCCTGCGCCTTAGCACGACCCCGAGGCCCCGCCCCATCGCGTTCCGGGGGACGCAGGATGTGGGCCCTCCGGGCCGCCGTCCGCCCGAGAGCATGGCTGTTTCGCATGGTTGTAAGGGCCGCACCGCCGCTGCCAGCCTGCCCCGTACGCGCGCTCGCCGCCTTCGGCCCCGGGGGTCCAGGGGACCTGCGGGGTAGAGGGGGCGGAGGCCGGGGCCCACGGGCGGATGGCTGGAGAAGCCGAGCGggagaggaggacgaggaggagccAGAAGATgcggaggaggaggaagaggaagaggagctgcTGAGGAGGGACCCTTTGCTGCCGGCGGGGACGCAGCGCGTGTGCTTGGTTCACCCTGAAGTCAAGTGGGGACCGGGAAAGCCGCAGCTGACGCGAGGTAGTCCGGGGCTGAGCCACGGGCGGGGTCTCGGGGGCGGGACTCCGAGGGCTGGACCTGATAGGGCGAGGAGCTGAGGGGCGGGGCGTCGAGCGCTGTACTTCATAGGGCAGGGAGCTGAGGGTGCGGTACTTCGCAGGCTTGAACTCAGGGCGGGAAAGTCCAGGGGCGTGGCTCAGGGCTGGACCTCATGGGGCGGGACTTCGAGGGCTGGACCTGATAGGGCGGGGAGCTGAGGGGGCGGTACTTCGGAGGCTTGAACTCGGCGGAAAAGCCGAGGGGAGTGACTCAGGGCTGGACCTCACGGGGCGGGGCTCCAGGGCTGGCACTCAGAGATGGGGTTTCTGAGTGTCGGACGTGGTGGGGCGGACACTCTGGGGGGCTTGACTCTGAAAGTGGGGCTTGCTGGGGGGTGCTAGGGTCCGGGGCAGAACTGAGCCTCCCTCCCGACCCGCCGGGGAGCCTGCTTGAAGCAGCCCTCACCAAGGACGCATTTTTCCCCTTAGCCGAGTGGCAAGTGGCAGAGGCGGAAGCACTGGTCCACACGCTGGACAACTGGTCGGTGGTGGAGACGATGGTGGTGCCAACGAAAACGCCGGACAGGAAGCTCATCTTCGGCAAAGGCACCTTGGAGCACCTGACGGGTGGGTCCAGCGTTCCTATCCCTGTCCTTTCTCTCATGTTCTGGAGAGGAACAGAACAATTAGACGCTGTCACTCTGCAGGACCGAGGTGGCCTCGGGGGAAATTGGATCAGATATGGAAAAAGCCTGATATCCCCACGGGAACTCCTACGAGGCCCCAAGGGCGGGCAGTTTAGAGTAGGGTGCAAGCCGGCCCCCAGCCCCCAAGCCCAGCTCAGCCTCCCAGCTGCCTGACACCCATTCTCAGCGCCCGAATGTGGTTCCTGCCTGTGGACCCTGCTCTCCTGGGACCCCCGAGAGCCCCCACCCCATACTGTCGTCTGGCTCACGGTTCAGAGCAGCGAGCACGGCAGCCGTGCCGGAGGGGAGTTGCTCACTGCCTGTGTCTCTCCCCGGGTCTTAGATGCATTCAGTCCCCATGGGGTCATGTGACCtccatgtgtgtgtttgtgtgagtccCACACCCCTGAACATGGACCCCGGGCTCCACCTCGACCCCGACCCACACCCCAGACGTCCCCAACACCGTGCTCAGAGAGTCCGGTGACACAGCCAACCATAGTGCAGGGTCATCCTGTGACAGTCGTCCTAATGGGACCCTCTCTCCCTTAGAGAGAATTAGAGGCCTGACGGGAATCTCAGCTGTCTTCCTGAATGTGGAGAGGGTGTCCCCGTCCACCAAGGTACTGGAGGTCATGCTGTGTTGTCCACCCTCTGCCGAGGCCTTGCTCAGCCTCTCCCACAAGGGACAGAGGACCCAGGGTTTCGGGAGTGTCACGTGCCCCTCACTTGAGGTCCTGCAGTGTGCATGCACCCCGTCACGCGCTCTCCTTCCCTAGAAAGAGCTGGAGGCCATCTGGGGCGTGCGGGTGTTCGATCGGTTCACCGTTGTGCTGCACATTTTCCGCTGCAACGCACGGACCAGGGAGGCGCGGCTGCAGGTGGCACTGGCGGAGCTCCCCCTTCTGAGGTAGTGGCACGACACGGGCTCGCGGCCCACAGCAGGACCCCTTCCTGTTTCCACCCGTTTGACTGTGTTCAAGTGTAGTAAGGACAGAACCTTCTGCCTGTGAGGACGTCACCCACAGTGGGGCCCTGTGTCCCCAGCGGTGCAGGCCCATGTGTGGGGGGGGGGCCCAGTGCACTCGTGCTCCATGCAGAGTCCCCACCCAAAGTTCTATCCTCGTCTTCGCATGGGACATGTTGTGCCTGCTCCGTTCTCACTGCATGGGCTTGCGTGTCTTCTCCCGGCTACTGAACTGCCCTGTTGCCGCACCAGGTCCAACCTGAAACACGACATTGCCCGCTTGGACGGACGAGGAGGGGGCTCTCGCTACATCATGGGGTCAGGTAACATGTCCAAGTTTTTGTCACCAGATGCTGGGAATGGGGGGTGTCACAACGGCCACCTCTTGGAAGGGGACAGCATCCCTGAAAGTCCTGGTGGGGCCAGGGCTACACGTGGGGCTTGTCTGCAGTCAGTCCAACAAGATAGGGGTCCAAATGGTCTCCTGGGGCCGTTGTAACAGGACCACAAACTGAGGGCTTAAAACACCAGAAATGCGTTTTCCGCCAGCTCTGGAGACCAGGAGTCTGCCCCCAAGGTGTcccagggccatgctccctctgcaggccccaggggacggtccctcctgccccttccagctcctgggggctccaggcgtccctgggctggtggccgcgtccttcccatctctgcctccgtctccatgtggcgtctcctctgtgtctgtgtccctgctcttctgtctctgatgaggacactgtcattgggttcagggcccccTGATCCAGGACGACCTCATCTCAGATCCTTCACTCACTTAGTCCCATCTGCACAGACCCTGTTTTCACATACTTTCCCGTCCCTAGGTTCTGGGGGTCAGGACATGGACACATCTTTGGGTCACCACTCAGCCCACTGTGGATATTGGGGGCTGTGCTTCAGAGGCTCTTACTTCCTGCCGAGTAAAGGGGAGCCTGGATGACCTCAGAGGGCAGAAGTTGGGGGCAGCTGCCTGGGTACTTGAGCACTCCTGTCTGTCCCCCACAGGGGCCTGCACCCCACAGTTGGCTCTTGCCTCGGTCCCCAGGGGTGCGCACTGACTCACCCCCTTGGCTGTTTCCAGGGGAGTCTTTCATGCAAGTAAAGCAGCGTCTcttgaaggagaaggaaatgaagatccGGAAGGCCCTGGACAGACTCAGGAGGAAAAGGCAGCTCCTGGGAAGGCAGCGGAGGAGGCGGGAGTTCCCGGTGGTGTCTGTCGTGGGGTACACAAACTGTGGTGAGTGGGGAGGAGCAAGAAATGGGGAGACACACAGACTGTGGTGAGTGGGGAGGAGTGAGAAGTGGGGGCCGCCTGCCCTGGTGCTGCTGGTGTATTTTAGGCGAATCTACTTGCAAACACGGCAGGGCTGCAGGACTCACCAAGGGCTGGCAGACAGTGAGAACAGACTGGAACGGGTGACCATCTGCCCGGGGCTTCTTGGGGTCACGGCACCCCTCCCAGTCATGTCACTGGTGTGTTTACTCAGTGCCCGACTGTGCACCGGACGCCCTCAATGACGGAAAGCTGCTAAACTCTCAGCCGTAGAAAAAACTTGACGTTTTGAAGTCCGTTCACAGTAGACCTGGTCTTAGAAGATAAGACCGGTTCAGGTTTGTGAGGTTTGTCCGTGACGCTCGCGTTAAGGGAAATCTCGTGTATGAGACAGAAGTCTGGGTTTCTTCTGGAGGCACAAAGCTCGATGTCACAGGCACCTTAGGTAACCAAAGAGGCACCACATTCACGTGTTTGCTGCCATTATTCACTCAGTAAGCATTCGCCGAGCTCCGAGAGGTCCAGCACTCTGTGAGCTCGCTACATACGGATGTGACACCGCCGGCAACCCATCATCAGCACCTTGTGGTCTGTGTCCAGCGAGGGGGTCCCACAAAACCCGGACCACGTGTAGCTTACAGAAGTGCTGAGTACATGCACACGTGTAGTCGCAGCTGCCGGGAAGTGTGGATGCCTGTGTGTGCCCGTCGGCCAGACAGCCGGGGCCTCGTCACCGACACTCCCTTTCGGAGGTGGCAGCTCGGTGTCCGGCTGTCCCCGGAAGCTCAGCCAGCCCCGGGGACCCGGTGCCCTCCTGCCTTCTAAGAGCATGTGTGCTGTGAGTGGACGGGGGTGGACACTCCGCTGTGCATCCAGACGGCGCTGTCCTACCCGCCCCCTCCACGGCACAGGTCCCCTCCCACTGACCTCTGAGGCAGAGTGAACCCAGTGGCCACCAGGAGGTCTCGGCCCGCTAGCCAGTTCCTAGGGTGGCTCCAAACACGACTCAGGGTCACAGAGAGGTAGGTCCCTTTTGTCAGGAAAGGCTGACTGGAGAGGACGTCCTCTGGGGGCCACCTCAGATACACTGCCCTGCCTGTGTGTACCATCACCCCCGTCTACACCGTAAACCTCGTCTACACCATCTATACTGGCTCCCACTCCGTCTACACTGTCCCCTGCCTGTCTACACCACCCCTCTCATTTATACCTAGACCCCCATTACACCCTCGTTTTCCTACACCACCACCCTACTGTACACACACCCCGCCCATCTGACACACACAGCGTACAGCCGGACTCCGTCATCACCCCGTCTACACCGTCACCCACCCCAGCGCTGGCTACACCACCGTGATTTGCCCTGATTCGCTCCTCCTGGCTCAGGAGCCTGGACAGCCACTGCTGGGTCTCCCCACGTGTCCCCAGGGCCCCGCGGAAAACTCACAGGCACTCAGGCCGCCTCTACCCGACGTGTGAGGGTCAGACGTGACGTGGAGCGGCCCCTGGCCCAGCGGCACACGTAGGACACGGGAGGGGCTTCCATGCAGCGTGAGCTCTTGTACCCACTTCCAGGAAAGACCACGCTGATCAAGGCGCTCACAGGAGACGCTGCCGCCCAGCCGCGGGATCAGCTGTTTGCGACGCTGGACATCACGGCCCACGCGGGGTCCCTGCCCTCCCGGATGACTGTCATCTACATGGACACCATCGGCTTTCTGTCCCAGCTGCCCCACAGCCTGATCGAGTCCTTCTCCGCCACCCTGCAGGACGTGGTGCACTCGGTGAGTGGGGGCTGTCGGGGCACGCGTCACGGGGCCGGGTCCCCTGACACACGGCACAGCAGGGGGCCGGGTCCCCTGAACATGACACAGGTGGGGCCCGGGTAACCTGAAACACAAAACAACTGAGGGATGGGTCCCCTCAAATGTAATACAGCAGGGACCAGGTCCCTTCACATGGTATACAACCCGAGGCCAGGTCCCCTCACATATGACATGGCGTGTCCTGGATGGCGTCCCAGGACAGCAGGCTCAGGAGGACTGGTGACACCTGAACAAGGCCTGGGGTTTAGTGAGGAGATTGTACCCATGTCAGCCCCTTGGTGGTGACAAGCACCCCTTAATGTTTGAGGTGACAGCACAGCAGAAGGGGGGTGATGGCCACGTGCCAACTCTCGCATTATGTAAGTTCTCTGAAAATCTAAAACTTCTGGAATGAAACCTTTTTGAAAAAACTTAAGTTTTTCCGAAAGAGTCTAGAAGTGAACACCCGAAAACACAAAGGGCGCCTTTTTCCAGTGGCCGAATTACATgtagcttttgtttccttttctgaattttccaaattttgcaTAAGGAACCTACCtgtaaaatgtttcaaattagGTGAAAAAGCGatgtttaaaatgtgaaatagcAGAACTTCTAGGATTCACAGGAGGGGGACCTGCCCACCGCTCTGAATGAACACccgctgggtgggtgggtggtcaGTGCCTGCACGGTGGGATGTGGTGTGGACGCCGAGCGTCCCCTTCGTCCGGCTGGACTAGGAGGGGCCTCGTCACTGTGCCCCTACTCTGTGGCCCCCCCAGGGGCCAGCCACCCCCACCGGGCACGGGGACCGCGTGGGGTCAGCACCCACCCTCAGTCGTCCTGCTCCTGGGCGGTCTCCCGTGTGGACTGGCGGGGCTGGTGGCCCGCATGTCCCATCACATGTCCTGCCTGGTCCCTAGGACCTGATCGTCCACGTGAGGGACGTGAGCCACCCCGAGAGCGAGCTGCAGAAGGCCAGCGTCCTGTCAGCCCTACGCGGCCTGCAGTTGCCCGCCGCGCTGCTGGACTCCATGCTGGAAGTGCACAACAAGGCAGACCTGCTGCCCGGGTGAGCTGTCCCCCCGCAACCCCGGGGGCCACCACATGTCCC contains:
- the GTPBP6 gene encoding putative GTP-binding protein 6 isoform X1; amino-acid sequence: MTPSDQWEACALARPRGPAPSRSGGRRMWALRAAVRPRAWLFRMVVRAAPPLPACPVRALAAFGPGGPGDLRGRGGGGRGPRADGWRSRAGEEDEEEPEDAEEEEEEEELLRRDPLLPAGTQRVCLVHPEVKWGPGKPQLTRAEWQVAEAEALVHTLDNWSVVETMVVPTKTPDRKLIFGKGTLEHLTERIRGLTGISAVFLNVERVSPSTKKELEAIWGVRVFDRFTVVLHIFRCNARTREARLQVALAELPLLRSNLKHDIARLDGRGGGSRYIMGSGESFMQVKQRLLKEKEMKIRKALDRLRRKRQLLGRQRRRREFPVVSVVGYTNCGKTTLIKALTGDAAAQPRDQLFATLDITAHAGSLPSRMTVIYMDTIGFLSQLPHSLIESFSATLQDVVHSDLIVHVRDVSHPESELQKASVLSALRGLQLPAALLDSMLEVHNKADLLPGYSPEGPRVLAVSALLGLGLEELKAEVEDAIMRATGRQVLTLRVRLAGPQLSWLHKAATVQHVEVVPEAGVAHVTVIISSSAYGKFRKLFPE
- the GTPBP6 gene encoding putative GTP-binding protein 6 isoform X2, whose product is MTPSDQWEACALARPRGPAPSRSGGRRMWALRAAVRPRAWLFRMVVRAAPPLPACPVRALAAFGPGGPGDLRGRGGGGRGPRADGWRSRAGEEDEEEPEDAEEEEEEEELLRRDPLLPAGTQRVCLVHPEVKWGPGKPQLTRAEWQVAEAEALVHTLDNWSVVETMVVPTKTPDRKLIFGKGTLEHLTELEAIWGVRVFDRFTVVLHIFRCNARTREARLQVALAELPLLRSNLKHDIARLDGRGGGSRYIMGSGESFMQVKQRLLKEKEMKIRKALDRLRRKRQLLGRQRRRREFPVVSVVGYTNCGKTTLIKALTGDAAAQPRDQLFATLDITAHAGSLPSRMTVIYMDTIGFLSQLPHSLIESFSATLQDVVHSDLIVHVRDVSHPESELQKASVLSALRGLQLPAALLDSMLEVHNKADLLPGYSPEGPRVLAVSALLGLGLEELKAEVEDAIMRATGRQVLTLRVRLAGPQLSWLHKAATVQHVEVVPEAGVAHVTVIISSSAYGKFRKLFPE